A single genomic interval of Quadrisphaera sp. RL12-1S harbors:
- a CDS encoding VOC family protein — protein sequence MTSSAPVPYLLLPGTARDALTRYREVFGGELTIHSYADFGRTDGPADRVAHGELRGPVSLFAADASGEEEPFRCAGLLLSVLGAAAPDVLHRWFDALAEGGAVVDPLQQRPWGATDGQVRDAHGVTWLVGYEPGDAA from the coding sequence ATGACGAGCAGCGCTCCTGTCCCGTACCTGCTCCTGCCCGGCACCGCTCGCGACGCGCTCACGCGCTACCGGGAGGTCTTCGGCGGGGAGCTGACCATCCACAGCTACGCCGACTTCGGCCGCACCGACGGTCCCGCGGACCGCGTCGCGCACGGAGAGCTGCGCGGCCCGGTGTCACTGTTCGCCGCTGACGCCAGCGGCGAGGAGGAGCCGTTCCGGTGCGCCGGGCTGCTGCTGTCCGTGCTGGGCGCCGCCGCACCGGACGTCCTCCACCGGTGGTTCGACGCCCTGGCGGAGGGCGGCGCGGTGGTGGACCCGCTGCAGCAGCGCCCGTGGGGCGCCACCGACGGGCAGGTCCGGGACGCCCACGGCGTCACCTGGCTCGTCGGGTACGAGCCGGGTGACGCCGCCTGA
- a CDS encoding DUF3592 domain-containing protein — protein MAGAGGRPDAWWIPFTLGLVLLALAALFLAGVPQAAAQRRTLLERGVATDAVITAVHHHGRDLTADLAWRTTAGAQAQVRDLDVSGTLAVGVRVPVVYDPEDPSDVEVGDVGDGYLAVLWLGVLVAAGGTVAVLRGLWVLRGQVRT, from the coding sequence ATGGCCGGAGCCGGCGGCCGTCCGGACGCCTGGTGGATCCCCTTCACGCTCGGGCTCGTGCTGCTCGCCCTAGCGGCCCTCTTCCTGGCCGGTGTCCCGCAGGCCGCCGCCCAGCGCCGCACGCTGCTGGAGCGCGGAGTCGCCACCGACGCCGTCATCACCGCCGTCCACCACCACGGGCGCGACCTGACGGCGGACCTCGCCTGGCGCACGACGGCGGGCGCGCAGGCCCAGGTCCGAGACCTCGACGTGAGCGGGACGCTGGCCGTCGGCGTGCGGGTGCCCGTCGTGTACGACCCGGAGGACCCGAGCGACGTCGAGGTGGGTGACGTCGGCGACGGCTACCTGGCGGTGCTCTGGCTCGGGGTCCTGGTGGCCGCCGGCGGGACCGTCGCTGTGCTGCGCGGGCTGTGGGTGCTTCGGGGCCAGGTGCGCACCTGA
- a CDS encoding primosomal protein N' family DNA-binding protein, which yields MAAEAGEGAAGELALDVAVPAQVRARAAAAKGRKRPPKPPEPVAEVEPVARVVVDVPLPHLDRAFEYAVPASMAETARAGVRVRVRFAGQDVEGFLLSRESVAEHTGRLAPLRAVVSPEPVLDPELLGTCRAVADRWGGTLADVLRLAVPRRHATTEKTTAERAAARALDDDGAGARPRPERPAAPDPRDPAGPWAAYPAGPALLERLAAPTATAGVRAVWTALPSREPAQDWPAALAAAAQAALSAGRGALIVVPDHRDVARVDAALTAALGGTRSAPRHVRLTADQGPAARYAAWLALRRGHVRVAVGTRAAALAPVADPGLLAVWDDGDDLHAEPHAPYPHVREVLALRAERTGAALLVGGHSRTAEAQRWVESGWARAVEAPREVVRSASPRVLVPGDDVEAERDPSARSARLPSLAFRTAQAALAGRLQGQTRPGPVLVQVPRRGYLLTLRCDHCRARARCRRCSGPLQLTGADSHPVCRWCGTDDPTWTCPQCRGDQLRSAVVGARRTAEELGRAFPGVPVKTSGGGAGVLEAVDGEPALVISTPGAEPVAEGGYAAALLLDGWAVLEREELRAAEEALRRWAAAAALVRPQSAGGAVVLLAAAGVPPVEALVRWDPAWHASRELSERRELGLPPGAAFARLDGPAVAVDALLAALQRTDDDRAALPPHAEVLGPTPLEPDRRPSAIGDDAGGPAAPRSFALVRVPLAERAALARALQGAVAVRSARKEAGSVRVQMDPEHVV from the coding sequence GTGGCAGCGGAGGCGGGCGAGGGCGCGGCGGGGGAGCTCGCGCTCGACGTCGCCGTCCCCGCTCAGGTCCGCGCCAGGGCCGCCGCCGCGAAGGGCCGCAAGCGCCCCCCGAAGCCGCCCGAGCCCGTGGCCGAGGTCGAGCCGGTGGCGCGCGTCGTCGTCGACGTCCCCCTGCCCCACCTGGACCGGGCCTTCGAGTACGCCGTGCCCGCCTCGATGGCCGAGACCGCCCGCGCCGGGGTGCGGGTGCGGGTGCGGTTCGCCGGGCAGGACGTCGAGGGGTTCCTCCTCAGCCGGGAGTCCGTGGCGGAGCACACGGGGCGGCTGGCGCCGCTGCGCGCGGTGGTCTCCCCGGAGCCCGTGCTCGACCCCGAGCTGCTCGGCACGTGCCGCGCCGTCGCCGACCGCTGGGGCGGCACCCTCGCCGACGTGCTGCGCCTGGCGGTCCCGCGCCGCCACGCCACCACCGAGAAGACGACGGCCGAGCGGGCGGCCGCCCGCGCGCTGGACGACGACGGCGCGGGCGCACGCCCGCGACCGGAGCGTCCGGCCGCGCCCGACCCCCGCGACCCGGCCGGACCCTGGGCGGCCTACCCCGCGGGCCCGGCGCTGCTCGAGCGCCTCGCGGCGCCCACCGCCACGGCGGGCGTCCGGGCGGTGTGGACCGCGCTGCCCTCGCGCGAGCCCGCGCAGGACTGGCCCGCCGCCCTGGCCGCCGCCGCGCAGGCGGCGCTCTCGGCCGGCAGGGGCGCGCTCATCGTCGTCCCCGACCACCGGGACGTCGCCCGGGTCGACGCCGCCCTGACCGCCGCCCTCGGCGGCACCCGGTCCGCCCCGCGACACGTGAGGCTCACCGCCGACCAGGGCCCCGCCGCCCGCTACGCCGCGTGGCTCGCGCTGCGCCGCGGGCACGTGCGGGTGGCCGTCGGCACCCGCGCCGCCGCCCTCGCGCCCGTCGCCGACCCGGGCCTGCTCGCGGTCTGGGACGACGGCGACGACCTGCACGCCGAGCCCCACGCCCCCTACCCGCACGTGCGCGAGGTGCTGGCGCTGCGCGCCGAGCGCACCGGCGCCGCGCTGCTGGTGGGCGGCCACAGCCGCACCGCCGAGGCGCAGCGGTGGGTGGAGTCGGGCTGGGCGCGGGCTGTGGAGGCCCCGCGCGAGGTGGTGCGCAGCGCCTCCCCGCGGGTGCTGGTCCCCGGCGACGACGTCGAGGCCGAGCGCGACCCGTCCGCCCGCTCCGCGCGGCTGCCGTCCCTGGCCTTCAGGACGGCGCAGGCAGCGCTCGCGGGGCGCCTGCAGGGGCAGACCCGTCCCGGCCCGGTGCTCGTGCAGGTGCCGCGCCGCGGCTACCTGCTGACGCTGCGCTGCGACCACTGCCGCGCCCGCGCCCGCTGCCGCCGGTGCTCCGGCCCGCTGCAGCTCACCGGCGCCGACTCCCACCCCGTGTGCCGCTGGTGCGGCACGGACGACCCGACGTGGACCTGCCCGCAGTGCCGCGGTGACCAGCTGCGCTCGGCCGTGGTCGGCGCCCGCCGCACCGCCGAGGAGCTGGGACGGGCCTTCCCCGGCGTGCCCGTGAAGACCTCCGGCGGGGGAGCGGGCGTGCTGGAGGCCGTGGACGGCGAGCCCGCGCTCGTCATCAGCACGCCCGGCGCCGAGCCCGTGGCCGAGGGCGGGTACGCCGCGGCGCTGCTGCTCGACGGGTGGGCCGTGCTCGAGCGCGAGGAGCTGCGCGCCGCGGAGGAGGCCCTGCGCCGCTGGGCCGCTGCCGCCGCCCTCGTGCGACCCCAGTCGGCGGGCGGGGCGGTGGTGCTGCTCGCCGCCGCCGGCGTGCCGCCCGTCGAGGCGCTCGTGCGGTGGGACCCGGCCTGGCACGCCTCCCGCGAGCTCTCCGAGCGCCGCGAGCTGGGCCTGCCGCCCGGGGCCGCGTTCGCGCGGCTCGACGGACCGGCCGTCGCCGTTGACGCGCTGCTGGCCGCGCTGCAGCGCACCGACGACGACCGCGCCGCCCTGCCGCCGCACGCTGAGGTGCTCGGGCCCACGCCGCTGGAGCCCGACCGCCGTCCCAGCGCCATCGGTGACGACGCCGGGGGGCCCGCCGCGCCGCGGTCGTTCGCGCTGGTCAGGGTGCCGCTGGCCGAGCGCGCAGCACTGGCCAGGGCGCTGCAGGGCGCCGTCGCCGTCCGCAGCGCCCGCAAGGAGGCCGGGTCCGTGCGCGTCCAGATGGACCCCGAGCACGTGGTCTGA
- a CDS encoding MFS transporter — protein MYSLLLAIIYVAFVSLGLPDSLVGAGWPVMQRDLGVPVAYAGIITMIIAAGTIVSSLASERLTRRLGAGVVTALSVGLTAAALIGFSLSGSFWVLCLWAVPYGLGAGAVDAALNNYVALHYAARHMSWLHGCWGLGASISPFVMSHAITSGAGWPSAYLTIGLAQVVLTAVLLVSLPLWGRVNPVGARHTTTTDDDDERAREQPGHVPLVRALRIPGVRLVLVAFFAYCALESTSILWASTFLVTARDVAPATAAAFASLFLLGITAGRFLTGFVADRIGDRWLIRGGFATVGAAVVMLLVPLESDVLALAGLVVAGLGCAPVYPAIIHSTPVNFGRSSSQAIIGIQMAAAYTGSTLAPPAFGALSAWTGLWVLPLFLAVLAALGLVMSERLNRLVARRALAGEPVTA, from the coding sequence GTGTACTCGCTCCTCCTGGCGATCATCTACGTCGCCTTCGTCAGCCTGGGGCTGCCGGACTCCCTCGTCGGCGCGGGCTGGCCCGTCATGCAGCGCGACCTCGGCGTCCCCGTGGCCTACGCGGGCATCATCACGATGATCATCGCCGCAGGGACCATCGTGTCCAGCCTGGCCTCAGAGCGCCTCACCCGACGGCTGGGCGCCGGGGTGGTGACCGCCCTCAGCGTCGGGCTGACGGCCGCGGCGCTCATCGGGTTCTCGCTGTCGGGCTCGTTCTGGGTGCTGTGCCTGTGGGCCGTGCCCTACGGCCTCGGCGCGGGAGCCGTGGACGCCGCCCTCAACAACTACGTGGCGCTGCACTACGCCGCCCGGCACATGAGCTGGCTGCACGGCTGCTGGGGCCTGGGCGCCTCCATCAGCCCCTTCGTCATGAGCCACGCCATCACCTCCGGCGCGGGCTGGCCCAGCGCGTACCTGACCATCGGCCTGGCGCAGGTGGTCCTCACCGCCGTCCTGCTGGTCAGCCTGCCGCTGTGGGGACGGGTCAACCCCGTCGGCGCCCGTCACACCACCACCACCGACGACGACGACGAGCGCGCCCGCGAGCAGCCCGGCCACGTCCCGCTCGTCCGGGCCCTGCGCATCCCCGGGGTGCGGCTCGTCCTCGTGGCGTTCTTCGCCTACTGCGCCCTGGAGAGCACCTCGATCCTGTGGGCCTCGACGTTCCTGGTCACCGCCCGCGACGTCGCCCCCGCCACCGCGGCCGCCTTCGCCTCGCTGTTCCTGCTGGGCATCACCGCCGGGCGCTTCCTCACCGGGTTCGTCGCCGACCGGATCGGTGACCGCTGGCTCATCCGCGGCGGCTTCGCCACCGTCGGAGCGGCCGTGGTGATGCTGCTCGTGCCGCTCGAGAGCGACGTGCTGGCGCTCGCGGGCCTGGTGGTCGCGGGCCTGGGCTGCGCGCCGGTCTACCCGGCGATCATCCACTCCACCCCGGTGAACTTCGGGCGCAGCAGCTCCCAGGCGATCATCGGCATCCAGATGGCGGCGGCCTACACCGGCTCGACGCTGGCCCCGCCGGCGTTCGGGGCGTTGTCGGCGTGGACGGGCCTGTGGGTGCTCCCGCTGTTCCTCGCGGTGCTCGCCGCCCTGGGGCTGGTCATGTCCGAGCGCCTCAACCGGCTCGTGGCCCGCCGCGCGCTGGCCGGGGAGCCCGTCACCGCCTGA